Genomic DNA from Nitrospira sp.:
TGGTGATCGTACCGACCCGCCGGGTCGAAGTCAATCTTCTGGAAGGCCTAGCCGCCGAAGGGCCTCATGGGGCAAAAGGCTTGACGCCTCACTCGGCGAGACCGGCGCAACTGGCTCCGATCCAACGGCCTTTGAAGTCGAGGTGGACTTTCCCAGCCTGCGGGCGGTCCGTGTCCATGCTCCCCACCAGCGACTCGGGGGTTTGAGCTTCTACTCTCACCTGTGACGTGGAGGCGTGAGGGGGCGGGCAGGTGCGTTCCAGCACGAGTTTAGCGGCTGATTTGGAGACGACGCTGGTTTTACATCCCGGTTCGTCATCATCACTGTCTTTTATGATGCGATCTTGATCCAGATCTTCTTTGGTGACGCAGCTCTTCACGGAATGGATTCTTGGTTTCCCGGCGCGCGCTTGCATCGACTGTTCGACCCTGGCCCGCTGTTCCGGCGGCATTTTCGCGAGGGCATCCGGCGGGATCAGTGAGCCGCTGGATTGTGTGGTGAAGGTCATCTCCCAGGCGCCGGGCTTCGCATTGAATGACTCGGCCTGTGCTGCGGAAGTCGGCCAGAGGAAGAGCGGGTTCGACAGGAGTCCGAGGCCCAGCAGGTACACAAAGCGGCCAAGTGGCGGTGTCATGCGTGTCATCGGGTGGTGTCCTCCTCTCCAGAGTGACTGAGATGGTGCCGTGCGCAATCATACGCAGGTTGTCGGGAGAAATCACGCGAGGCGGGGCGGCGTGCTGGTATTGTCGCGCGTGCGGGCGTAAGCTTTTCGTAAGATCTAAGATCAATGATGGACTGCGCTCTCAGAAATGGAGGCACATCATGAAGGGGAACGGTTTTTGGATCGGGCTGGTCATGGGAGCGAGTGCGATGGGGTTGTTTGGACAGTGGGGGCCTGGTGCTGCCGGCAGGGACGACAATCCATCCACCTGCATCCCCGCGGGGGCGGTGGCCGAGTATCTGCATAGCGTCATTCAGGCCGATCGCACGTTTTACACGACGGATGTCGTGGAACGGATGCAGATGCGGGGGATTGCTTTTGCCGCGGAAAACTGGCGAGAGACGTCACGGCTTCCGCTTCCTGCACAGTACCTGCTGGAAACGGGACGGCTCGTGGCCGCCGGGCGTAGCGGGCTGCAATATCGGTTGATCAGCCACTGGGCCATCAACAACAAGAACCAGCCCAGCACCGATTTCGAACGGGCTGGGCTCATGGAAATTCTCGTGAATCCCGATCGGCCTTACACGGCCGTGACGACGGACCGCGGCACTCGCGTCTTCCAGGCGATTTACGCGGACAAAGCGGCCTCGCAGTCCTGTGTCGGCTGCCACAATGCGCATCCCAATAGCCCGAAGAAGGATTTCAAGCCGCAAGACGTGATGGGTGGGATTCTGCTGACGATTCCGTTGAACCAAGAGCGGTGAGGATCGCGCCACGAATAGAAGCCTCATTCGTCGGCTGCCCGTCCCCAGCCTGTGTTCCCAGCCAACGCCCAACAGGTCCGTCTAAAGACTCCGCTCCGGTTGCTCGCTCACCGAAAGTGACACGAGTTTGTACAGCATACGTCGGGCGCATCCTCAATTTTGATGGGATCGCCATACTTCGTGGAGGCAATGACACGCTTCGAGAGGTGAGTGAGCGGTTCGGGGATCGGGAAGTAGCTTACCATGCGCGCGTCGCGCTCGCTGCACCGCTGGCTTGGGACTACAAAGTGGTCGATATGGACGATCGCATGGGCGAGATGGCGTCTGCCAAGAAGCTGGAGGGCGCCTCCGCTGAGCCGCGCCTCGCATTGAGGCGGCGTATACGAGCGCCTTGCTCGAGAAGAAAGAGCAAGCCATCGCCACCCTGGGGCGGACCGACTATGAATATTATCTCGGCCGGGTCAGAGCCGCGCTCGTGGAGCATGGAGCGGTGCTGAAAAAAGAGCCGCGCGATGCCAAGCGCGAGAAGAATGGTGATAGCGAGCACACGATGAGGGTCATCAAGGAGGCACTGTCCGGCCTGAAGGATTGGGAACCGGTCCGAAGCCATAAGGCTCGGCCCGCTGACTCAGCGGCTTGCTGCTAGCTCCCGCTGTTCGTGGGGCCTCCACAGTACTGTACCAGTCACTCCTAACTGGCTTTGGCCGTCACGCGCAATCTGACGCGAGCTTTCTTCTGGAGCATACTTAGGATACTGAAGAAGTTGTCTGTGCTTGGATTTCCGCTAGGGCCCAACATCCGATGCAGGCTCTTGCTGGGCTTCTTGAGCGTCAGAGCGAGTTCCTCAAATCCAATGGTGGCATTAACCAGATCACGGAGGATGGCCTTGCCCACAGTCGTATCGCCGGCGAAATACGCATTCAGAGCCTCCGTAAATAGCGCCTCACGAAAACGCGGATCACGCTCTGCGCGCGCCGTGATCGTGTCTCTAAACTCTCGTGTGAGTGCCATAGTCTTCCCGCTCCCTGTTACCTCTTAGTGTCTCTGCGACGACGGTAATCTGCCCATCGGTCTCTAGCCGTCTCGATAGCCTGTTGCTGGCGCTGCTTCGTGCTGCCACCTAGCAAGATCACAAGCCGGTCACCATCCTTCCCGAAATAAACGCGATAGCCAGGCCCGGTATCGATCTTTCGTTCAAAAACTCCAGATCCAACTCCCTTCACGTTTGACCAGTTCCCAGCAGCTAGCTGATGGAGTGCTGCGGCCACTTTTGCTGATGCGACAGCAGGAAGGCCTTCGAACCATGCGGCAAAGGGAGACCGCGCCTTGAGGTCAAGATATTCGAGTATGCGTACTTCGGACATGGATTATAGTAACGGTTATGTTACTTTCGTTTCGGTGAAGAGTGCAATCAAATTCTCATCAGGGTAGGAGGTGGTTTGATCAGGTTGTCGTGTGGTATGGGCAAAAGGGTAGGCGCAACCGCGCACACCTCACTCGCTGCGGTGTAACCTGGTTTTGGGAGAAGTGGCTTTCGCTGGTGGTGCAATTGCACAGTAGCTGCTGGTTCATTTTGTCGGGTTACATGGAGTAGTGAGTAGGTATTTGAGTAGTCCCTCCCCATCTTTTTTACAGATGTCTGAGGGGAATACCGGAAACAATTACCATTCTTTCGGGATCCGACACGCCCGCGTCTTGCAATAGCTTGAGGAATGCACCGTGTACGATTTCTGGAAATGCGCAAGGTCCGATAATAATTCTGTCGAGAAGTTTGGGTATTGCCAGGTTCAGAGCATTGTTTGAATAGGTCTTCAAGCCAAACTTCCGCACGATTTGAGGTATACCACGGACGACCTCTACAGATTGCGTCACCTGTGAGGTTGGTGGCAGTAAAGTGGTCGCGATGACTCTCCACTCTCGTTCCTCATGGAAGCCTGGATGTTTTGTGCACAGCACGGTGAAAAAGAATGCCTTGAGGATCGCATTCCTCACTTTTTCCCGGCCTAGCGACTTTATGAAGGCGGCTTCGTTTTCTGCATCTTTGACAATTTTCTCAAACTCGGCCTGGAATTCATCAATAGTTAGATACGCTACCGGGCTAGAGTATACGTTGAGCTCGTGAGAATGGCTGTGCATCGATCCACTATTCAGGACGAGCGCGACGCCAGCTGTCTCTCCATATGCCCTCCACATTGAGAGTCTTCCATTCTGATCTTCTTCAATTGGATGCTCTGACAAACATGTGATGTACGATTCTTCACGAACGCTCTCTTCCCACTTGCTAAAATCCTGATCCACCTCCGCCGCCAAACCTGGGAAACAGTTATCGATTAACTTGTTAAATCGAGCTCTCGCAGGACACTTACTAGTGGAGTGGAAGCATCCAAGTCCATGTTCCACTTCCAAATAGTCATTCATGACCGCGGTGCTTCTCATCCAGATTTCCCTGTTTCTGAGGATACTTGTCGCGGTTTCTGCAGTTGTGTAGTAAGCGAAACGGAGTTTCTTAGTGCGGACTTCATCGATCTTCTGGCTTACGTATGGGAGAAGGATACGATTGAGCCGATTTTCGTCATCGCTGCGACGTCACCCCCATATTGAGTAGCGCCGCGATTTAGAGTCCAATCCCTTCAGGAAAGGAGATTGGATATGAAACAGCGGTTTTCAGAGGCACAGATTATCGGGTTTTTGCGAGAGGCGGAGGCGGGGCTGGCCGTGAAGGATCTGTGTCGGCGGCATGGATTCTCAGAGGCGAGTTACTACCTCTGGCGGAACAAGTATCCTAATGGAATGGACCCATCCCTCTGACTTTGGCATGGTGGCGATCATGTGAATCCACCACTTCAAGGAGGAGGCAATCATGAGCATTGCAACGTTGGGGATTGACCTAGCGAAGAATGTCTTTCACGTGCATGGACGGGATGCCGCTGGGCACCCCGTGTTCCAGAAGCGGTTCTCGCGGGCCGCGTTGGTCACGTTCATGGCCAATCTCCCCAGCTGCCGCGTCGGGCTGGAGGTCTGTAGTGGGGCGAATCATTGGAGTCGCACGTTGCAGGCATTGGGGCATGATGTCCGCCTGATCAGCCCCCAGTTCGTCAAACCCTACGTGAAGAGTAACAAGAATGACTTCAATGATGCCGAGGCCATTTGTGAAGCCGTCCTCCGCCCGACCATGCGCTTCGTGCCTTCGAAAACCGTGGCCCAGCAAGACCTGCAAAATGTGCATCGGGTGCGACGACGCCTGATCGGGGTGCGCACTGCACTGGTCAATCAGATTCGCGGACTCCTTGCGGAATATGGCATCGTCGTTGCCCAGCAGGTTGGCCGGTTACGGCGGGCCCTTCCCGGACTCCTCGATGATCCGAACACCCTCACACCCCTCGCTCGGTTGACGTTTACGTCACTGCACGAAGAACTGCGGGGGCTGGATGCCCGGATCACCGCGGTCGACCAAGAGCTCAAACGTCAATGTGTCTGCGATGAGCGCTGCCGACGCCTGATAGCGATTGAAGGCATCGGGCCACTCACGGCGACGGCGATCGTCGCCGCGGTGGCCGATCCCCATGCCTTCAAGAATGGGCGCCATCTCGCGGCCTGGCTCGGCCTCGTGCCTCGGCAGCACTCCAGTGGCGGCAAGCCACGATTGTTGGGCATCAGCAAACGTGGGGATCGCTATGTGCGCACGCTCCTCATTCACGGGGCTCGGGCTGTCGTGGCACGGGCGGCGACAAAGTCGGATGCCCGCAGCCGGTGGATTGCCGATAAGCGCCAGCAGCGAGGCACCAACCGGGCGTGCGTAGCGGTGGCCAATAAGAACGCACGCATCATCTGGGCGCTCTTGGCTCAAGGCACCAGCTATCGACGAGCGGCCTAACGAAGCAAGGTGCGATGCGACTTGTCACTGCACAAGGTAAGACCGGTTGATGGCGAAATGGGTCGGACCAGCTCTTTCAAACCCTGTAAGGGGAGCAGGCCATTGAAGGCCGATATCCTGATAAGGCGAAAGAGCGCACATTTCATCACGGCCTGAATTGACCGATCAGTTCACCCGAAGGCCGAATATATGCCCGCAGTCCGTCCTTCATCGTCATCAGGTGGGAAACCCTTGGCAGGAGGGATGGGTCCATATATGCTCCCCTTGAAATTGAGACCACCTTCAAGACATGGTCCTGAGCGGACCAAGGAGGTGGCGATGGCATCCGAATCATCAGAACCCATTGAACGCTGGACGGCCAAGCGACGCGTGGCATTGGTGGTCAGTATCCTGAAAGGCGAGACCTCCATGGCCGAGGCGGCCCGCCAGCATGCACTGACCGTGGCCGAGGTGGAGGACTGGCGGGAGAAATTTCTGCTCGGCGCGGAGAACGCGCTGCGGAGTCGGCCACGAGACGAAGAGGCCGTGAAGGACGAGCAGATCAAGAAGTTGAAGCAGAAGATTGGCGATCTGGTGTTGGACAACGACATCTTACGGGAGGCCTTGAAACCCTACCCTTTGGACCGGAAGACATCCGACGTGTGAGAGCAGGCGTGTCGGGTGTCTCGGAACGGCGGAGTTGCCAGGTGCTCGGCGTGAGCCGAGCGGGCCTGCATCGAACGGTCGCGGCGAAGGGCCGCTGTCGAGGAACCGATCCGCCGTGGACTGGGCGGCTGCATCAGTGGATTCAGCAGCATCCCACGTTTGGGTATCGGCGGCTCTGGGTTCTCTTGCGATTTCAGGACGGGATCGTGGTGAATCGCAAAGCAGTCTATCGCGTGCTGAAGCAGAAGGGGTGGTTCATGCATCAACGCGTCTCTACGCCCCGTCCCCGCGTGCGGGGCTGGGTCAGTCGGGCCGGTCGGAGTAATGAGCGGTGGGCGATGGACGTGACGCATATTCCCTGTGGGCAAGACGGGTGGGCGCATCTGGCCGCGGTGATCGACTGTCATGATCGTGAGGTCATTGGGTATGAGTTCGCGCTTCGGAGCCGGGCGAAGGAGGCCGAACGGGCGGTTGAAGCGGCCTGTCTCGCACGGTTCGGGACACTCCGTCCTATGGGAGCGCCGGTCTTACGCAGTGACAATGGCCTGATCTTTCAGAGTCGGCGGTTTCGGCAGGCCTGTCGGGACTATCGGTTGCAGCAGGAGTTCATCACGCCCTACACGCCGGAACAGAATGGCATCATCGAACGGTTCTTTCGGAGTCTCAAAGAAGAGTGTGTCTGGCAGCACGTGTTTCAGACGTTCGACGAGGCACGGCGCATCATTCGCGACTGGCTGCAGTGGTACAACCAGGAGCGCCCCCATCAGGCGCTCGGCTATCGCAGCCCGGTCCAATACCGGGCAAAACAATCAACTCAGGTGGCTTGATTTCAGGGGAGCACTACACGTTCAACGAGGGCCTTCCGAGGCCGCGTTACGCGAGCGCAGGGAATCGCCAGGCCAGACATCGACTCTTCCGTCCCCTTCGACCCATCCCAACACTCCTCCTAGGCCCTCTGCTCCGACTCATTTCATTGCGTAGCCGCGAGAGGGTGTCGTAGAATTATAAAGACTCTGTCTCTTCGTGACACAGAGTATGGACTCAACCGAAAGGCTGCAGGTGAAAACGGTCACCACGCTTCCCCGTCCTAGTACCGACTATCAGTCTCTGTCTGCCGAAGAACTCTTCGAACGGACCCGCGCGGCCAAACTGGCGCTCGGCGACCGGGTCATGGTTCTCGGCCATAATTATCAGCGCGATGAAGTCATTCAACATGCCGACTTTCGTGGCGACTCCCTGATCCTGGCACAGGTGGCGGAACAGCGATCTGATCGTCCCTATGTGGTCTTTTGCGGCGTGCACTTCATGGCGGAAACCGCGGATGTGTTGAGCCGGTCCAATCAAACGGTCATTCTTCCCGACATGGCGGCCGGCTGTTCCATGGCTGATATGGCGGCGATCGAGCAAGTTGAACAGTGCTGGGAAGCGCTGGGGCGCGTGGTGCCGGTCGAAGAGACGGTCATGCCGGCGGTCTATGTGAATTCCGCGGCGATCTTGAAAGCCTTCTGCGGCGAACATGGCGGGCTGACCTGCACCTCGTCGAACGCCCGCAAGGTCATCGAATGGAGCTGGGCGCGGCGCGAGAAGATCCTGTTTTTCCCTGACGAGCATCTGGGCCGGAACACGGCGAATAAAATGGGCATCCCTCGCGAGCAGATGATCGTCTGGGATCCCTACATGCCGCGTGGCGGCAACTCGGTGG
This window encodes:
- a CDS encoding DUF3617 domain-containing protein, giving the protein MTRMTPPLGRFVYLLGLGLLSNPLFLWPTSAAQAESFNAKPGAWEMTFTTQSSGSLIPPDALAKMPPEQRARVEQSMQARAGKPRIHSVKSCVTKEDLDQDRIIKDSDDDEPGCKTSVVSKSAAKLVLERTCPPPHASTSQVRVEAQTPESLVGSMDTDRPQAGKVHLDFKGRWIGASCAGLAE
- a CDS encoding DUF3365 domain-containing protein; this encodes MKGNGFWIGLVMGASAMGLFGQWGPGAAGRDDNPSTCIPAGAVAEYLHSVIQADRTFYTTDVVERMQMRGIAFAAENWRETSRLPLPAQYLLETGRLVAAGRSGLQYRLISHWAINNKNQPSTDFERAGLMEILVNPDRPYTAVTTDRGTRVFQAIYADKAASQSCVGCHNAHPNSPKKDFKPQDVMGGILLTIPLNQER
- a CDS encoding transcriptional regulator; this encodes MALTREFRDTITARAERDPRFREALFTEALNAYFAGDTTVGKAILRDLVNATIGFEELALTLKKPSKSLHRMLGPSGNPSTDNFFSILSMLQKKARVRLRVTAKAS
- a CDS encoding type II toxin-antitoxin system RelE/ParE family toxin, with the translated sequence MSEVRILEYLDLKARSPFAAWFEGLPAVASAKVAAALHQLAAGNWSNVKGVGSGVFERKIDTGPGYRVYFGKDGDRLVILLGGSTKQRQQQAIETARDRWADYRRRRDTKR
- a CDS encoding DUF2971 domain-containing protein translates to MNDYLEVEHGLGCFHSTSKCPARARFNKLIDNCFPGLAAEVDQDFSKWEESVREESYITCLSEHPIEEDQNGRLSMWRAYGETAGVALVLNSGSMHSHSHELNVYSSPVAYLTIDEFQAEFEKIVKDAENEAAFIKSLGREKVRNAILKAFFFTVLCTKHPGFHEEREWRVIATTLLPPTSQVTQSVEVVRGIPQIVRKFGLKTYSNNALNLAIPKLLDRIIIGPCAFPEIVHGAFLKLLQDAGVSDPERMVIVSGIPLRHL
- a CDS encoding IS110 family transposase; this translates as MSIATLGIDLAKNVFHVHGRDAAGHPVFQKRFSRAALVTFMANLPSCRVGLEVCSGANHWSRTLQALGHDVRLISPQFVKPYVKSNKNDFNDAEAICEAVLRPTMRFVPSKTVAQQDLQNVHRVRRRLIGVRTALVNQIRGLLAEYGIVVAQQVGRLRRALPGLLDDPNTLTPLARLTFTSLHEELRGLDARITAVDQELKRQCVCDERCRRLIAIEGIGPLTATAIVAAVADPHAFKNGRHLAAWLGLVPRQHSSGGKPRLLGISKRGDRYVRTLLIHGARAVVARAATKSDARSRWIADKRQQRGTNRACVAVANKNARIIWALLAQGTSYRRAA
- a CDS encoding DUF1153 domain-containing protein — its product is MASESSEPIERWTAKRRVALVVSILKGETSMAEAARQHALTVAEVEDWREKFLLGAENALRSRPRDEEAVKDEQIKKLKQKIGDLVLDNDILREALKPYPLDRKTSDV
- a CDS encoding IS3 family transposase; translation: MSGVSERRSCQVLGVSRAGLHRTVAAKGRCRGTDPPWTGRLHQWIQQHPTFGYRRLWVLLRFQDGIVVNRKAVYRVLKQKGWFMHQRVSTPRPRVRGWVSRAGRSNERWAMDVTHIPCGQDGWAHLAAVIDCHDREVIGYEFALRSRAKEAERAVEAACLARFGTLRPMGAPVLRSDNGLIFQSRRFRQACRDYRLQQEFITPYTPEQNGIIERFFRSLKEECVWQHVFQTFDEARRIIRDWLQWYNQERPHQALGYRSPVQYRAKQSTQVA
- the nadA gene encoding quinolinate synthase NadA, with product MKTVTTLPRPSTDYQSLSAEELFERTRAAKLALGDRVMVLGHNYQRDEVIQHADFRGDSLILAQVAEQRSDRPYVVFCGVHFMAETADVLSRSNQTVILPDMAAGCSMADMAAIEQVEQCWEALGRVVPVEETVMPAVYVNSAAILKAFCGEHGGLTCTSSNARKVIEWSWARREKILFFPDEHLGRNTANKMGIPREQMIVWDPYMPRGGNSVEAIQRAKLILWKGHCSVHQMFQPSHIDYFRKQHPEVKVIVHPECHEDVVNKADLVGSTEYIIRTITAAPAGTTWAVGTELNLVNRLKHEQTDKKVFFLSSTVCQCATMYRIDAPHLCWALENLADGHVVNRIVVPDDEKQLAKVALDRMMALS